In Candidatus Aegiribacteria sp., the DNA window TTTCAAGCACACCATGAATAGATAATTGTGTGCCATCAAGGGTAAGCTTGTCAGTGTTTTTCAAGTATTACCTTCCCGCAAATACCTGTTTTCTTATTAATGCATATTGATTCATAGTAATAAATCTTAACTAAAGGGAGTCCCATCGGACTCAGGTTAAAACTTGTCAATGAACAAATCAGTTTGTATTTAATCATTAACAAAAGAGGAGGTATGGATAGATGGGTACGCTTGTTTTTCTTGTTATGAGGCTGGTGTTTGGATACAATAATGTCGGTGATGGTCAGGTTCTCGCTATGCTTATCTCACTTGATTCTATCGCTATCATTCTGTTTCTCAAACTGAAAACCAAAAGCTGATAACTGATTACTCAGTTTAATTTCAGATCCCTCTCCGTGCAGGGTACGGTTTTTCTCTGGCAAAATTCGCAAATTTCATTTGCACATAATTCAATCTGATCATATTCCTAATACTGTTCTCCGGAATAGAAATCTCCTGAATTTGTATAACGATTGAAGGAGGTTCCAAATGCGCAATCCAAGAAATGTATCAGAAGCGAGTGCGATGGATTACGGTACTGTTGCGGGTATTATTCTGTTAATCCTGATATTTGAGGTAATCCCTGGTACCCGGATAGGAAGACTCGCTGCGAAAACGGTTGATGCTGAAATGCAGGGATTTGATCCCGGAGAGCTTTACGAGATTCCACCGGAACTCAAGGAAGACAATCCGGTTGATGTTGAGAATATAATCCGGAATGAAATACCTGATGTCGTTCAGCCTGAACTGGTGATAAGCCTTTCAAACGATACAACCGGTCTTGATCATGCGATTACAGTCGCGATGAACAACCTGACACATAATGTAAATCCGGCGGTGGACGCTATTCCGGATCCCGGGACATTTATTCCTCATAGTGTTCTTCCGGTCTGTACATTCAGACCTGTTCCTGACTATCCGGATATGGCAAGACAGGCAGGAGTTGAAGGAAGAGTTATACTCCAGATTTTCATATCGACTGAAGGTATACCCGTTCAGGTGGTTATCACACAGAGTTCAGGACTGGGAAGTATGGACGAAGCTGCTGAGGAAGCAGCATGGAACAGCAGCTGGTCCCCCGCGAGAAGAGCTGATAATGAACCTGTTGGCGTATGGACTTCGGTTATCTACAATTTCGTACTTGAATAACCAATCCTGATGGGCTTACTGCGCAAAGAAAATCATGTATACTTCTCAGGAATAAAGTATCAAACCTGGAGGATTTTGCATGATTGGGATCATAATTGCCGGAGCTGTCTTTCTATCAGACTATGTGACTGAAAGCGTATTGTCGATAAACGTATGGGACATTCCGACTGATGGACTCGCTGATACTGTTCTTGCAGGCGAACCTCAGGAGGCCTTCGACAGCATAACAGTACTTCCGCTCGATAACACGATCACAGGAATTCCTCTCTGGGCAGTACACAGCTCAGGGATGGTGAACTGGGATACCAACCCTATGACAGATCACTTTCTAGCCATCTTCACATGGGAAGATTCCACCTGGATTGAGCTGGACAGGATTACAATGGTTGATGAATCCATTGACTACATGTTCAGTGATGGAGTTAAGCAGGAATTCATTACAGATGATTTCATCTGGCTTGCCGTGGAAGGCGGAATTGGCGCACATAGTGGCGCATATGAACTTCTTACGTTTGACGGTAAATATCTGGATATCAGATTCTCATCAAGTCATTGCAGACCCGGATTCGCATGGCTCGAGAATCTTCCTGCCGACAGCCTGACTGACCTCCTTCTCGACTACTCTGATCCGTACGTGTTTTTCTATGCTTCCGGTGTAATAAAGCCCGACATAAGAATTCAGAGGTGGGACAGTCGTAGCACGGAGATGGTTGCCATGAACCTCCGGAAGCTTCCACCAGCTACAGAATATTCTCTCAGGGAACCTGTTAACAGAGCAGTTGAGTTTGCGGAGGCCGGGTTGTGGCTGCAGGCCTTCACGGCTATTGGAGAAGTTCTCCCATTGCCGGATACTGTGAGCGATCCGGAGAGGTGGATTATCGTATGGAACGAGACCCTGATATCACAGAATCTTGAAACCGGAGAAGGTTCTGTTGAAGGCGGGTACCCTCTGCTTGGTTATGTATTCTACGGTGATTACCAGGCTTCGATTGACATCATGAGGCAGTACGCTCCGGAAGAGATTTTCTGCGTTGAATCTCCTCTGATACAGGGAACTGTTGCACAGGGATGGGAAACCGAATTGTCAGGTTATCTGATTTCATGTACTGAATCCGCTCTGGAAGTTGAACCGGAGTGCGCAGCAGCATTTTATCTGCATGGATGGGCTCTTTATCTGTCAGAACAATCCATTTCACAGATCATTGATGATGTGCAAAAAGCGGTTCGCTTTGATCCATCTGAACCGCTATATGCATTATCCCTGGAGTATCTTACCGAGTAACCGAAAAAAATCTCACTCAGGACGCCGTATCCTGTAACAAGAACGTCAGTTTTCTGCATCATTCAGTCCGGTTCCTCCACAAGTTCTTCAAAAGTCCTTCGCAGTGAAACAAGGTATTCCGTAAATTCCGGAGATAACCTTGATCTTGGATCAGGAAGGTCTATTGTCTGACGGCGAACTATTCTTCCCGGTCTATGACCAAGAACGACCACCTCCCCGGCAAGGTAGACAGCTTCCTCAATGCTGTGTGTCACAAACACTACTGTAGTGGCAGCCTCTTTCCATGTATTCCTCAGATTCTCCTGCAGATCCTGACTGGTTCTGGTGTCCAGAGAACTGAAAGGTTCATCAAGAAGCAGGATATCAGGCTGCATCACCAATGATCTGGCAAGAGCAGCTCGCTGCTGCATCCCTCCGGAAAGCTGGTGGGGATAACTTGAACTAAAATCAGATAGTCCAACCATATCAAGTATCGCCTCCACGCGAATGCGGCGGGTTATCCTGTCAATGTTTCCCCGCGTACGGAGGGGAAATTCAACATTCGCATAGATACTCATCCAGGGAAAAAGAGCTCCCTGCTGAAAAACGTAACCTACAACGGGCTGTCTGCCGTCGACCCTGATCATCAGCTCAATGCTTCCGCTGTCAGGTATTTCCAGACCGGCAACTGTTCGAAGAAGAGTTGTCTTCCCGCAGCCCGTGGGTCCCAGCACACACAGGAAGCTGCCCTGGGGAATGTCAAGACTTACAGGACCGAGGGCATGAACATCACCGGATTTCTCTCTGAAGGTCTTTACAAGTCCTGTTACAC includes these proteins:
- a CDS encoding energy transducer TonB → MRNPRNVSEASAMDYGTVAGIILLILIFEVIPGTRIGRLAAKTVDAEMQGFDPGELYEIPPELKEDNPVDVENIIRNEIPDVVQPELVISLSNDTTGLDHAITVAMNNLTHNVNPAVDAIPDPGTFIPHSVLPVCTFRPVPDYPDMARQAGVEGRVILQIFISTEGIPVQVVITQSSGLGSMDEAAEEAAWNSSWSPARRADNEPVGVWTSVIYNFVLE
- a CDS encoding ABC transporter ATP-binding protein → MKALSVTGLVKTFREKSGDVHALGPVSLDIPQGSFLCVLGPTGCGKTTLLRTVAGLEIPDSGSIELMIRVDGRQPVVGYVFQQGALFPWMSIYANVEFPLRTRGNIDRITRRIRVEAILDMVGLSDFSSSYPHQLSGGMQQRAALARSLVMQPDILLLDEPFSSLDTRTSQDLQENLRNTWKEAATTVVFVTHSIEEAVYLAGEVVVLGHRPGRIVRRQTIDLPDPRSRLSPEFTEYLVSLRRTFEELVEEPD